A genome region from Chlorobaculum tepidum TLS includes the following:
- the hisA gene encoding 1-(5-phosphoribosyl)-5-[(5-phosphoribosylamino)methylideneamino]imidazole-4-carboxamide isomerase, which produces MLIIPAIDIKEGKCVRLTRGDFAQKKIYLDNPCDMAVIWRKQNAKMIHVVDLDAALTGETVNFERIREIVNVLDIPIQVGGGIRSVEAVEKYLDIGVSRVVIGSAAVTNPGLIADLLKKYRPSQIVVGIDAEHGVPKIKGWTESSNMQDYELAGEMKKLGVERIIYTDITRDGMLQGVGYETTKRFAEKAGMKVTASGGATTSDDLHKLRSLEKYGVDSVIIGKALYECNFPCQELWYAYEQGLGIDGEFSTARKKECCS; this is translated from the coding sequence ATGCTGATTATACCGGCTATAGATATTAAAGAAGGAAAGTGCGTCAGGCTGACCCGCGGGGACTTCGCTCAGAAGAAAATCTATCTTGACAATCCGTGCGACATGGCGGTCATCTGGCGGAAGCAGAACGCCAAGATGATCCATGTGGTCGATCTCGACGCAGCCCTGACTGGTGAGACGGTCAACTTCGAGAGGATTCGCGAGATCGTCAATGTGCTCGATATTCCGATCCAGGTCGGCGGTGGCATCCGCTCTGTCGAGGCGGTTGAAAAGTACCTTGACATTGGCGTCAGCCGTGTGGTTATTGGCTCTGCGGCGGTTACCAATCCCGGCCTCATCGCCGATCTCCTGAAGAAATATCGTCCTTCGCAGATCGTCGTCGGCATCGATGCCGAGCACGGCGTGCCCAAAATCAAGGGGTGGACCGAGAGCAGCAATATGCAGGATTACGAGCTTGCTGGCGAAATGAAGAAGCTCGGCGTCGAGCGCATCATTTACACCGACATCACCCGTGACGGCATGTTGCAGGGGGTCGGCTACGAAACCACCAAACGCTTTGCCGAGAAGGCGGGCATGAAGGTGACCGCGTCTGGTGGCGCGACCACTTCCGATGACCTGCACAAGCTCCGCTCGCTCGAAAAGTACGGCGTCGATTCGGTCATTATCGGCAAGGCGCTTTACGAGTGCAATTTTCCGTGCCAGGAGCTGTGGTACGCCTACGAGCAGGGGCTTGGCATCGACGGCGAATTTTCCACGGCCCGCAAGAAGGAGTGCTGCTCCTGA
- a CDS encoding sulfide/dihydroorotate dehydrogenase-like FAD/NAD-binding protein codes for MYRIVSAIFLAENIKKFEIEAPMIAKKRKAGQFVIIRIDQNGERIPLTIADSDPEKGTITIIAQGVGKSTRELNCKEAGDSIADVVGPLGTPSHIENFGTAISIGGGVGTAIAYPTAAALKEAGNYVITINGARSKDLVILEDEMKAVSDEAYITTDDGSYGFHGFVTQKLQELIDSGKKIDFVLAIGPIPMMKAVADVTRPYGIKTVVSLNPIMIDGTGMCGGCRVTVGGEIKFGCIDGPEFDAHQVDFKNLADRNRIYQHEEKEANDTFAHECNLTRQA; via the coding sequence ATGTACAGGATTGTTTCCGCTATTTTTTTAGCCGAAAATATTAAAAAATTCGAAATCGAGGCTCCGATGATCGCAAAAAAGCGAAAAGCCGGCCAGTTCGTCATCATCAGGATCGACCAAAACGGCGAGCGCATTCCTCTGACCATCGCTGATTCGGATCCCGAAAAGGGCACCATCACCATCATCGCGCAGGGTGTGGGCAAATCGACACGTGAGTTGAACTGCAAGGAGGCAGGCGACTCGATCGCCGATGTGGTCGGCCCGCTGGGAACGCCCTCGCACATTGAGAATTTCGGTACGGCAATCAGTATCGGCGGCGGCGTGGGCACCGCTATCGCCTACCCGACGGCGGCAGCACTGAAAGAAGCAGGCAACTACGTCATCACCATCAACGGCGCGCGTTCGAAGGATCTCGTGATCCTCGAAGATGAGATGAAGGCGGTCAGCGATGAAGCCTACATCACCACTGACGATGGCTCGTACGGCTTCCACGGCTTCGTGACGCAGAAGCTCCAGGAGCTGATCGACTCGGGCAAAAAGATCGACTTTGTACTCGCCATCGGCCCGATTCCGATGATGAAGGCTGTGGCTGACGTCACCCGTCCGTACGGCATCAAGACCGTGGTCAGCCTCAATCCCATCATGATTGACGGCACCGGGATGTGCGGCGGCTGCCGCGTCACGGTCGGCGGCGAGATCAAGTTCGGCTGCATCGACGGCCCGGAGTTCGATGCGCACCAGGTCGATTTCAAGAACCTTGCCGACAGGAACAGGATTTACCAGCACGAAGAGAAGGAGGCTAACGATACCTTCGCTCACGAATGCAATCTGACCAGGCAAGCTTGA
- a CDS encoding transporter: MLSPTTSTFDMQKKATLLVSALMLSSTPLFAAMPLVTDDTGTQGAGHGQIEIGFESTSDKETEAGVSCKETGGAISATFSYGLTDNIDLVVGLPWEWDTVKENGLKVADENGIGDLALQIKWRFYELPDSGFNLAIKPGLTIPTGDENKGFGTGKVSGDVTLIATREAKLATFHVNLGYSRNAYKLDEISESSRKNIWHASMATELNVTDKLRAVGDIGIETNSDKDSDTDPAWILGGLIYAVNDNTDLDIGIKGGLNDAETDTTLLAGVTMRF, from the coding sequence ATGCTATCACCAACCACAAGCACCTTCGACATGCAGAAAAAAGCCACCCTTCTCGTCTCGGCGCTCATGCTCTCTTCGACGCCGCTCTTCGCCGCCATGCCGCTCGTAACCGACGACACCGGCACCCAGGGCGCAGGCCACGGCCAGATCGAAATCGGCTTTGAATCCACCAGCGACAAGGAAACCGAAGCGGGAGTATCGTGCAAGGAGACCGGCGGTGCTATTTCGGCCACCTTCAGCTACGGCCTGACAGACAACATTGATCTGGTCGTTGGCCTGCCCTGGGAGTGGGACACGGTAAAAGAGAATGGCTTGAAGGTGGCTGATGAAAACGGCATTGGTGACCTCGCCCTGCAAATCAAATGGCGCTTTTACGAACTCCCGGACAGCGGCTTCAACCTCGCCATCAAACCCGGTCTCACCATCCCGACGGGTGATGAAAACAAAGGCTTCGGCACCGGCAAGGTTTCGGGCGACGTCACGCTCATCGCCACGCGCGAAGCCAAACTGGCCACCTTCCACGTCAACCTCGGTTACAGCCGTAACGCCTACAAGCTCGACGAAATCAGTGAATCATCGAGAAAAAACATCTGGCACGCCTCGATGGCCACCGAGCTGAACGTGACCGACAAGCTCCGGGCCGTGGGCGACATCGGCATCGAAACCAATTCCGACAAGGATTCCGATACCGATCCGGCCTGGATTCTCGGCGGCCTGATCTACGCCGTCAACGACAATACCGATCTCGACATCGGCATCAAAGGCGGCCTGAATGACGCCGAAACCGACACCACGCTGCTCGCAGGCGTGACCATGCGATTCTAA
- the gltA gene encoding NADPH-dependent glutamate synthase: MDARTITTKERMAIPRQKMPAQDPVERVGNFKEVNLGLTPEQAQQEALRCIQCKDPVCIAGCPVNIKIDQFIKLIAEGDFMGAVRKIKEDNVLPSICGRVCPQEDQCEKVCVIGKKHEPVAIGNLERFVGDYERTSGQKIDPKIAPPTGKKVAVVGSGPAGLSCANDLAQYGHKVVVFEALHELGGVLMYGIPEFRLPKEIVREELDGLRRMGIEFRTDVVVGRTITIDELMEEEGFDAVFIGVGAGLPWFMGIPGENLVGVLAANEFLTRVNLMKAYDFLKSSDTPVFDCKGKNVAVFGGGNTAMDAVRTAKRLGAEHAYIVYRRSEKEMPAREEEIHNAKEEGIEFLLLTTPLEFVGDEKAWLTGAKCQKMELGEPDDSGRRRPVPVEGSEYILPIDMAIISIGNGPNPLIHQTTPDIEVSKRETIVVDVNTMQTSKENVYAGGDIVTGGATVILAMGAGRKAAAAINEKLGGTAKNFNEW; the protein is encoded by the coding sequence ATGGACGCTCGTACTATCACCACCAAGGAACGTATGGCCATTCCCCGTCAGAAGATGCCCGCTCAGGATCCAGTGGAGCGCGTCGGTAACTTCAAGGAGGTCAACCTTGGCCTAACCCCGGAACAGGCACAGCAGGAAGCCCTGCGCTGTATCCAGTGCAAGGACCCGGTCTGCATCGCAGGGTGTCCGGTCAACATCAAGATCGACCAGTTCATCAAACTGATCGCCGAGGGTGACTTCATGGGCGCGGTCAGAAAGATCAAGGAGGACAACGTACTGCCGTCAATTTGCGGCCGCGTCTGCCCGCAGGAAGACCAGTGCGAGAAGGTGTGCGTCATCGGCAAGAAGCACGAGCCGGTGGCCATCGGTAACCTCGAACGCTTCGTGGGCGATTACGAACGCACCAGCGGCCAGAAGATCGATCCGAAAATCGCGCCTCCGACCGGCAAAAAGGTTGCCGTTGTCGGCAGTGGTCCGGCCGGCCTGAGCTGCGCCAATGACCTGGCCCAGTACGGCCACAAGGTGGTGGTGTTCGAGGCGCTGCACGAACTCGGCGGTGTTTTGATGTACGGCATTCCGGAATTCCGTCTGCCGAAGGAGATCGTCCGCGAAGAGCTTGACGGCCTGCGCCGCATGGGCATCGAGTTCCGCACCGACGTGGTGGTCGGACGCACGATCACCATCGACGAGCTGATGGAAGAGGAAGGTTTCGACGCGGTTTTCATCGGCGTGGGCGCGGGTCTGCCCTGGTTCATGGGCATTCCGGGCGAGAACCTCGTCGGCGTACTCGCGGCCAACGAGTTCCTCACCAGGGTGAACCTCATGAAGGCCTACGACTTCCTGAAGAGCAGCGACACGCCGGTGTTCGACTGCAAGGGTAAAAACGTCGCGGTCTTCGGCGGCGGCAACACCGCGATGGACGCCGTACGCACGGCCAAACGGCTCGGAGCGGAGCACGCCTACATCGTCTATCGCCGCTCCGAAAAAGAGATGCCCGCCCGCGAGGAGGAGATTCACAACGCCAAGGAGGAGGGCATCGAGTTCCTGCTGCTCACCACACCGCTTGAATTCGTCGGCGATGAAAAGGCGTGGCTCACCGGCGCGAAGTGCCAGAAAATGGAGCTGGGTGAACCCGACGATTCGGGACGCCGCCGCCCGGTACCAGTCGAAGGCTCGGAGTACATCCTGCCCATCGACATGGCGATCATCTCCATCGGCAACGGCCCCAACCCGCTCATCCACCAGACGACACCCGACATCGAGGTCAGCAAACGCGAGACCATCGTCGTTGACGTCAACACCATGCAGACCTCCAAGGAGAACGTTTACGCCGGTGGCGACATCGTCACGGGCGGCGCGACCGTGATTCTCGCGATGGGCGCGGGACGCAAAGCGGCGGCTGCCATCAACGAAAAGCTCGGCGGCACGGCCAAGAACTTCAACGAGTGGTAA
- the hisH gene encoding imidazole glycerol phosphate synthase subunit HisH, protein MVFIADYGAGNLRSVHKAFDYLGIEAVVSDKASEMSRYDKVLIPGVGAFGPAMEALNRQGFDEAIREHIDKGRSVLGICLGMQLFLSESEEMGAYKGLDIVPGKVLRFTSSTDKIPQIGWNSVDYCKDSVLFRNVPDQSYFYFVHSYYCAPDEPESVAATTFFAGKKFCSAIEKNGIFAVQFHPEKSSEAGLQVLKNFAEF, encoded by the coding sequence ATGGTATTTATTGCCGACTATGGCGCCGGAAACCTCAGGTCGGTGCACAAGGCTTTCGATTATCTCGGTATCGAGGCAGTCGTCAGCGACAAGGCATCCGAGATGAGCCGTTACGATAAAGTGCTTATTCCCGGTGTCGGCGCGTTTGGCCCGGCGATGGAAGCGCTGAACCGCCAGGGATTCGACGAGGCGATCCGGGAGCATATCGACAAAGGCCGCAGTGTGCTCGGTATCTGCCTTGGCATGCAGCTCTTTCTTTCAGAAAGCGAGGAGATGGGAGCGTATAAGGGCCTTGACATCGTGCCTGGCAAGGTGCTCCGTTTTACCAGCAGTACCGACAAGATTCCGCAGATTGGCTGGAACTCTGTTGATTATTGCAAGGACTCGGTCCTTTTCCGCAATGTTCCAGATCAGTCGTATTTCTACTTCGTGCACTCTTACTATTGTGCTCCCGACGAGCCGGAAAGCGTGGCCGCGACCACCTTTTTCGCCGGGAAAAAATTTTGTTCGGCCATTGAGAAAAATGGTATTTTCGCGGTACAGTTTCACCCTGAAAAAAGCTCCGAAGCAGGTTTGCAGGTGCTGAAAAATTTTGCAGAATTTTAA
- a CDS encoding ferrochelatase produces the protein MGGKWSTPSFDEAARLVLGRGFHHVSLCAAGYFSDGNETIHRESVLSAIDPSVRVETIPCLNDSPHLIACLAGRVVAASRQILAFSGDLKGRSV, from the coding sequence GTGGGCGGCAAGTGGAGCACGCCCTCTTTCGATGAGGCTGCTCGGCTGGTGCTTGGCAGGGGGTTCCATCATGTGTCGCTGTGTGCCGCCGGTTATTTTTCCGACGGCAACGAGACGATCCATCGTGAATCGGTGCTCTCTGCCATTGACCCATCCGTCCGGGTCGAAACGATTCCTTGCCTGAACGATTCGCCTCACCTGATCGCATGCCTTGCCGGAAGAGTTGTCGCCGCATCCCGGCAGATTCTGGCTTTTTCCGGTGATTTGAAGGGCCGGAGCGTATGA
- a CDS encoding AEC family transporter, which produces MDNLILIAVSFTAGLLMRRFSRMPEQTPVALNMFIIYVSLPAMVLNYLHGLDFRPSMFLPASMPWLTFGVSALFFVVAGKLLKLPRATVGSLILCGGLGNTSFFGFPMIEAFYGKQGIVHGIIIDQLGSFMVVSILGVTVAGIYSHGSTDVRSIVKRVLLFPSFIALIAAVLLNDVIYSASFANLVKRLSDMLAPLALFSVGFQFNPGHIGKSRNTLALGLAFKLAVVPAVMFVIYVMVAGMQGLPARITIFEAAMPTMITGGIIAAEHQLDPPLANLMVSFGLLVSFVTLALWTVVLRGV; this is translated from the coding sequence ATGGACAATCTCATTCTTATTGCAGTATCGTTTACTGCGGGGTTGCTGATGCGCCGGTTCAGTCGGATGCCGGAGCAGACTCCGGTTGCCCTGAATATGTTCATCATTTACGTTTCATTACCGGCTATGGTGCTGAATTATCTTCATGGCCTCGATTTCAGACCATCGATGTTCCTGCCCGCTTCGATGCCGTGGCTTACCTTCGGTGTATCGGCGCTGTTTTTCGTTGTCGCAGGCAAGCTTCTGAAGCTTCCAAGAGCGACGGTCGGCTCGCTGATTCTTTGCGGTGGGCTGGGCAATACCTCGTTTTTCGGTTTTCCGATGATCGAGGCGTTTTACGGAAAGCAAGGGATCGTGCACGGCATCATCATCGACCAGCTCGGCAGCTTTATGGTAGTTTCGATTCTCGGCGTCACCGTGGCCGGTATCTATTCACACGGAAGCACTGATGTTCGCAGCATTGTCAAGCGGGTGCTGCTGTTTCCCTCGTTTATCGCCCTGATTGCGGCCGTGCTGCTCAATGATGTGATATACTCCGCATCGTTTGCGAATCTGGTCAAACGGCTGAGCGACATGCTTGCGCCGCTGGCGCTCTTTTCGGTAGGCTTTCAGTTCAATCCGGGCCATATCGGTAAAAGCCGGAACACGCTTGCGCTAGGGCTTGCGTTCAAACTCGCCGTGGTACCTGCGGTGATGTTCGTGATCTATGTGATGGTTGCAGGGATGCAGGGGCTACCCGCGCGCATCACCATTTTCGAGGCGGCCATGCCGACCATGATCACCGGCGGTATCATCGCCGCCGAACACCAGCTCGACCCGCCGCTGGCCAACCTCATGGTGTCTTTTGGCCTGCTGGTTTCGTTTGTGACGCTTGCTTTGTGGACGGTAGTGCTGCGCGGGGTTTGA
- a CDS encoding efflux RND transporter periplasmic adaptor subunit produces MQNLQKMLPKFSIALAVVFAATIGYLLTRGNTVDVEARKISRSELVEAIYATGYVEAENIANLRAEFSGTVRSIGALEGQRVSKGQAIIVFDSVQPRLAVNEARAAVAEEMAAVHDNDLRLQRNRTLFQAGAISRQDFEAAERNSTASREALRQRQMQLKSREDDLKKLEVVAPFSGILTLQNVKEGDYVQSGTLVATVTDSSRYLVVVEVDELDVPRLRTGLKAVIAFDSMPEKRFDATVVRIVPQTDRVTKTSRVYLKLDDSVAAIQGGMTATANIIYNTKKGTLLVSKSSVFEEEHQSYVWKIVKGKLKKQPIRTGDSDLVFIEVVKGLNAGDVVVTSPQENYRDGMEARIVRESPKKQS; encoded by the coding sequence ATGCAGAATTTGCAGAAGATGCTTCCGAAGTTCTCGATAGCCCTGGCCGTGGTGTTCGCCGCGACCATCGGCTACTTGCTGACCCGGGGCAATACCGTCGATGTCGAGGCGCGCAAAATTTCGAGATCGGAACTGGTCGAGGCGATCTATGCAACTGGCTACGTCGAGGCGGAGAACATCGCCAACCTGAGGGCCGAGTTCTCCGGGACGGTTCGCTCCATCGGCGCGCTCGAAGGGCAACGGGTCTCGAAAGGGCAGGCGATCATCGTGTTCGACAGCGTGCAGCCGCGCCTGGCCGTCAATGAGGCGCGCGCTGCCGTGGCTGAAGAGATGGCCGCCGTTCACGATAACGACCTCCGGCTACAGCGGAACCGTACGCTGTTTCAGGCTGGCGCGATTTCCCGTCAGGATTTCGAGGCGGCGGAACGCAACAGCACGGCGTCCCGCGAAGCGCTCCGGCAGCGCCAGATGCAGCTCAAGAGCCGCGAGGACGATCTGAAAAAGCTGGAGGTTGTTGCACCGTTCAGCGGAATTCTGACACTTCAGAATGTCAAGGAGGGCGATTACGTCCAGTCCGGCACGCTTGTGGCGACCGTGACCGATTCATCCCGCTACCTCGTGGTGGTTGAAGTTGACGAACTCGATGTGCCGCGTCTGCGCACCGGTCTCAAGGCGGTGATCGCTTTCGACTCGATGCCCGAGAAGCGTTTCGATGCCACCGTCGTGCGCATTGTGCCGCAGACTGACCGGGTAACGAAAACTTCGCGCGTCTATCTGAAACTCGATGATTCGGTGGCGGCGATCCAGGGCGGCATGACCGCAACGGCCAACATCATTTACAATACGAAGAAGGGAACGCTGCTGGTCAGCAAAAGCTCCGTGTTCGAGGAGGAGCACCAGAGCTACGTCTGGAAAATTGTCAAGGGCAAGCTGAAAAAGCAGCCGATTCGCACCGGCGACAGCGATCTTGTGTTCATCGAGGTGGTCAAGGGGCTCAATGCCGGGGATGTGGTTGTCACTTCACCGCAGGAAAACTACCGCGACGGCATGGAGGCGCGGATTGTCAGGGAGTCTCCGAAAAAGCAGTCGTAA
- a CDS encoding energy-coupling factor ABC transporter ATP-binding protein, which translates to MERAGKSTLVNHLNGWHLPQSGSVRIGKLKVDKKAIEQIRKMVGLVFQNPDDQLFMARVYDDMLFGPSNLGMEEAASHAEAERLLRLFGLWELRDKAPAHLSQGQKRFAALAAVLVMQPKLLVMDEPTSDLDPRNRRMLIGLLNNLATTKLTVSHDLDFIWETCERVCIMNSGKIVADGPAKEILSNRELLEANGLELPLRLQGS; encoded by the coding sequence ATCGAACGGGCGGGCAAATCGACCCTCGTCAATCACCTCAACGGCTGGCACCTGCCGCAGTCGGGGTCGGTAAGAATCGGGAAGCTGAAGGTGGACAAAAAAGCAATCGAGCAGATCCGGAAAATGGTCGGGCTGGTGTTCCAGAACCCGGACGACCAGCTCTTCATGGCAAGAGTCTATGACGACATGCTGTTCGGCCCGTCGAATCTCGGCATGGAGGAGGCCGCGAGCCACGCCGAAGCCGAGCGTTTGCTGCGGCTGTTTGGCCTCTGGGAGCTGCGCGACAAAGCGCCCGCGCACCTGTCGCAAGGCCAGAAACGCTTCGCCGCACTGGCAGCGGTGCTCGTCATGCAGCCGAAGCTGCTCGTGATGGATGAACCCACCTCCGACCTCGACCCCCGCAACCGCCGGATGCTCATCGGCCTGCTCAACAACCTGGCGACAACGAAACTCACCGTCTCCCACGACCTCGACTTCATCTGGGAAACCTGCGAGCGGGTCTGCATTATGAACAGTGGAAAAATCGTCGCCGACGGCCCGGCAAAAGAAATCCTCTCAAACCGCGAGCTGCTCGAAGCGAACGGCCTCGAACTCCCGCTGAGGTTACAGGGCTCATAA
- a CDS encoding pseudouridine synthase: protein MKKQVQEEKVRINKYLAMCGVASRRAADQLVLEGKVSVNGHIADEPGFKVDPRNDEVIVDGRLMATPEARKVYILFNKPRNVITTNHDERDRQQILDFIDVPERVFPVGRLDRKSTGLLLLTNDGTLAHRLMHPSSQVQKEYLAALDAKFPPAMLQKLTGGMRLKDTGEKVSPCRAKILDDGMSVLVSIHEGKNHQVRRMFSTLGFEVKRLDRVAYAGLTLGELRRGEWRFLSRNEVEKLYRLCGGH from the coding sequence ATGAAGAAACAGGTGCAGGAAGAGAAGGTCAGGATCAATAAATATCTCGCCATGTGCGGCGTGGCATCGCGCAGGGCCGCCGACCAGCTTGTGCTCGAAGGCAAGGTGAGCGTCAACGGCCATATCGCCGACGAACCGGGGTTCAAGGTCGATCCTCGCAATGACGAGGTGATCGTCGATGGGCGACTCATGGCAACACCCGAGGCCAGAAAGGTTTACATTCTGTTCAACAAGCCCCGGAACGTCATTACCACCAACCACGACGAGCGCGATCGCCAGCAGATTCTCGATTTCATCGATGTTCCCGAGCGGGTATTCCCGGTCGGACGCCTCGACCGGAAGAGCACCGGTTTGCTGCTGCTGACTAACGACGGCACACTGGCCCACCGCCTGATGCACCCGTCGTCACAGGTGCAGAAAGAGTACCTCGCTGCGCTCGACGCGAAGTTTCCGCCTGCGATGCTCCAGAAGCTGACCGGTGGCATGAGGCTCAAGGACACCGGCGAGAAGGTGAGTCCCTGCAGAGCCAAAATCCTCGATGATGGCATGAGCGTGCTCGTGAGCATTCACGAGGGCAAGAACCACCAGGTGCGGCGCATGTTCAGCACGCTCGGCTTCGAGGTCAAGCGCCTCGATCGCGTGGCCTACGCGGGCCTGACCCTCGGAGAACTCCGGCGCGGCGAGTGGCGCTTTCTCTCTCGCAATGAGGTGGAAAAACTCTATCGTTTGTGTGGCGGTCACTGA
- the scpB gene encoding SMC-Scp complex subunit ScpB codes for MQEQRQQLLRSLEALIFSSEEPVNLQTLSQITAHKFTPSELQEAVDELNRDYEATGRTFRIHAIAGGYRFLTEPEFADLVRQLLAPVIQRRLSRSMLEVLAVVAWHQPVTKGEIQQIRGASPDYSIDRLLARGLIEVRGRADSPGRPLQYGTTEVFLDLFHLPSLKDLPKLREIKEILQEHEEQQYLAADGDLPVAADEDEKPRMERIE; via the coding sequence GTGCAGGAACAACGCCAACAACTTCTCCGGTCGCTTGAAGCCCTGATCTTCTCCTCGGAAGAGCCGGTCAACCTTCAGACGCTCAGTCAGATTACCGCCCATAAGTTCACACCGAGCGAACTCCAGGAGGCGGTCGATGAACTCAACCGCGATTACGAGGCGACCGGCAGAACCTTTCGCATTCACGCCATCGCTGGCGGTTACCGTTTTCTCACCGAACCGGAATTCGCCGACCTCGTCCGCCAGCTGCTCGCGCCGGTGATCCAGCGGCGTCTTTCCCGATCCATGCTCGAAGTGCTCGCCGTGGTGGCCTGGCACCAGCCCGTCACCAAGGGCGAAATCCAGCAGATCAGGGGTGCGAGTCCCGACTACTCCATCGATCGTCTGCTTGCGCGCGGGCTCATTGAGGTGCGTGGCAGGGCCGATTCTCCCGGCAGGCCGTTGCAGTACGGTACGACAGAAGTATTTCTCGACCTGTTTCATCTGCCGAGTCTGAAAGACCTGCCCAAGTTGCGAGAAATCAAGGAGATTCTGCAGGAGCACGAGGAGCAGCAATACCTGGCTGCTGACGGCGATTTGCCGGTGGCCGCCGATGAAGATGAAAAACCACGAATGGAGAGGATTGAATGA
- the nikR gene encoding nickel-responsive transcriptional regulator NikR: MSDLYRFGISLERKLIESFDRHIKAQGYQSRSEALRDLIREELLRKTTAEGGLVAGAIVMTYDHHKRDLVNRLIDIQHDFHDLIISTQHVHLDHENCLEVIAVKGNAPEIEKLSSALKVLVGVKHLDLSLSSAD, translated from the coding sequence GTGAGCGACCTCTACCGTTTCGGCATTTCGCTTGAAAGGAAACTGATCGAGTCTTTCGACCGGCACATCAAGGCCCAGGGCTACCAGAGCCGGTCGGAGGCGCTCCGCGACCTCATCCGCGAGGAGCTGCTCCGCAAAACCACCGCCGAAGGCGGGTTGGTGGCCGGGGCCATCGTGATGACCTATGACCACCACAAGCGCGATCTGGTCAACCGCCTGATCGACATCCAGCACGACTTCCACGACCTCATCATCTCGACCCAGCACGTGCACCTCGACCACGAGAACTGCCTCGAAGTGATCGCCGTCAAGGGCAACGCCCCGGAGATCGAAAAGCTCTCCAGCGCCCTCAAGGTGCTGGTCGGCGTGAAGCATCTCGACCTCTCCCTCTCCTCCGCTGATTGA